In Anaerobacillus sp. CMMVII, a single window of DNA contains:
- the rsmI gene encoding 16S rRNA (cytidine(1402)-2'-O)-methyltransferase: MWIQKSFRNEEEGVLYLVPTPIGNLEDITFRALNILKEVDLIAAEDTRQTKKLCNHFEIATKLVSYHDHNKQTSGLKLVEEIKAGKKIALVSDAGMPAISDPGYELVVSCIEEKISVIPLPGANAALPALVASGFPTDDFYFYGFLHRQKKDKKKQLENLKNMQCPIIFYESPHRLKETLNLMLEQLGDRRISVCRELTKKFEEFIRGNITEIISYYEEEDPRGEYCLILEGALEVLADSDNLWWQDLSIEQHIDHYIAIQLSSKEAIKQVAKDRNLQKREVYQIYHNSEQK, from the coding sequence ATGTGGATACAAAAAAGCTTTCGTAATGAAGAAGAAGGAGTTTTATATTTAGTTCCTACACCGATTGGTAATTTAGAGGATATTACGTTTCGAGCGTTAAATATTTTAAAAGAGGTTGATCTGATTGCAGCTGAAGATACAAGACAAACGAAAAAACTTTGCAATCATTTTGAAATAGCAACAAAGCTTGTTAGTTACCATGATCATAATAAACAGACAAGTGGCTTAAAGTTAGTAGAGGAAATTAAGGCCGGAAAAAAGATAGCTTTAGTTAGTGATGCTGGAATGCCAGCAATTTCAGACCCTGGTTATGAATTGGTTGTTAGTTGTATTGAAGAAAAAATATCAGTGATACCGTTACCAGGGGCGAACGCTGCATTGCCAGCTCTTGTAGCCTCAGGCTTTCCAACCGACGATTTTTATTTTTACGGATTTTTGCATAGACAAAAGAAGGATAAGAAAAAGCAACTAGAAAATTTAAAAAACATGCAGTGTCCGATCATCTTCTATGAATCCCCCCATAGGTTAAAAGAAACATTGAACTTAATGTTAGAGCAATTAGGTGATAGAAGAATATCAGTTTGTCGTGAACTAACCAAGAAATTTGAAGAGTTCATTAGAGGAAATATAACTGAAATAATCAGTTACTATGAAGAAGAGGATCCGCGAGGAGAGTATTGTTTAATTTTAGAAGGTGCTCTTGAAGTACTAGCTGATAGCGATAACCTTTGGTGGCAGGACCTTTCGATAGAACAGCATATTGATCATTATATAGCTATACAACTTTCATCTAAAGAGGCAATTAAACAAGTAGCCAAAGATCGTAATCTACAAAAGAGAGAAGTATATCAGATTTATCATAATTCAGAGCAAAAATAA
- a CDS encoding AbrB/MazE/SpoVT family DNA-binding domain-containing protein yields MKSTGIVRKVDELGRVVIPIELRRTLDIAEKDALEIYVDSDRIILKKYKPNMTCQVTGEVNDDNLSLAGGKIILSPSGAQEIITELQNFVEKTAK; encoded by the coding sequence ATGAAATCTACAGGAATTGTTCGTAAAGTTGATGAGTTAGGACGCGTGGTTATTCCAATCGAGCTTCGCCGTACCCTTGATATTGCTGAAAAGGATGCACTTGAAATCTATGTTGATAGTGATAGAATTATCTTAAAAAAATACAAGCCAAACATGACTTGCCAAGTTACTGGTGAAGTAAATGACGATAATTTATCTTTAGCTGGTGGTAAAATTATCTTAAGCCCAAGTGGTGCTCAAGAAATTATCACTGAATTACAAAATTTTGTTGAAAAAACAGCAAAATAA